One stretch of Macrotis lagotis isolate mMagLag1 chromosome 7, bilby.v1.9.chrom.fasta, whole genome shotgun sequence DNA includes these proteins:
- the RESF1 gene encoding retroelement silencing factor 1 isoform X1, with protein MDWNTKPEDNSTLPSYLESQSNFLRKALSPHTLTLQSSCNYSRNNQELFVCPTNKNATLQSLQYQNIESPKNPQQASHPNISSRAVVMPETSTERIPFSQLKVVPNQSEQSSQRSLGAPRNSWLSSSVSDSIFFSRGLSGGTSQSSVGGSVHNVLKSQDQYVSSNTYTMHLQMLSNPSKVPALYPGNQGSNVYSAEQQVSGWIPPCTSSGLTVPFHQSSQYLNSQRGVVTNLSNINVQKQSATSATPLQVTNNQLLNPSVAQVTNNQLLNPSVAVEAPPPPYPIVQSRQYAAVSTVTENSNRNLPNYYCRLIPPFQKTSQYLAQNPSNEVLHAQPIHLSETKRDFGRDCQQQWQNTNENGHLKLNVETSYPFNESGNSFAVGIPQYKNKQMRTSLCDVPSELLGRSPGLSNQINSHSLGEGSGFLGKSASLRENSSSLVKGSGSHREGNINSDTDISKESNPKITKEGLFRDIRKLLAMKNEFLKLAKEIKIKKSFLSESQDKPLNSSLPQSPAMSLQLPSKDKPFPQLMSNNSEPQSLTVMKSAEDTNKTSNIFNNIKEVDSSRQINQGNSILPNSASSGKLQTELKNALLQETSPVCQKNLSAITPAHTLSNQTPLDCNKDNRFGRSQQLSNDIIKTSVAQQRQKTLKNKEDNYILLSQLLKSNSTTLDFTSKIMNQDTSKIVSENREDYNKSIHSEVKQKMEVNRAKSQLKNPELPTTTIVNTDGLDNSFKLKDTTSVLLNGKSCAKDNNYSMEELTACLALWKKPPSEPPNVQKCDRLGKNKVTDGMSSPISIRNVNETILPALSAPVGHKHESGNLNSTKGIELQIAVVSPLILSEVKPSGNQPLKPTKPSLETVFPVIQEGSVCSLQDQVNEKAIVSSNVNTVESTVEVSVATNNCVLINKFDSKLQEIKSADGIARSKINPNFSSEIMKEKLDKSEPHLSHLEKNCSPNNTNSSEQVIEQNKDQQVSVKLVDDSPMSDDLLQIASVCSLVEGAMFYNSQIANMFNSVPSTQVDKKEVSLPDSTVIDNGQLKEQLNQKKFESVSNFEGQNLQKITNVLPKIMTKSFKLKYCETNNRIVKQKHFVEQNIEKTEIANCSSSTDDQPDLNSKEIADVSSPHSTKEPLSCMVQNTERANSEIIFDETGSVKYLDGQLSELVEEFPFGIECADTHNIIPAESKKSSQQLTMDPVSKDKEISIKSNCDSEDPVNQIKITIMSSERMKELFPKENKEICKGDDNPDKLENFLKKESIIEVQTRDSDMKTPKDNVNQDSKVSSTGKDDVHCCALGWLSTVYDGVPQCLCNSRKDIRTEEKLDDQSSLSESLVSKGDPATKREIPATKINSPVKNNLQNSLDYPEGKKSLLEMGQDEIKWPEAMKTEKLSFSSRKKIVNYNERDSQESPQKIFKARNLLTLNGEKRKSHFWSIKNKEFLKKECSSRDLVSSEKLKRKFKSGCSKFKNPKWKLEQYNVSNKEQKKKKYELGQKICIVNGTKLCDSLSSTNEENCCNEKTSADAKPTNLEKNDHQSIMNNSNVNPKSNGRPCKINKVLSSQDYFQRQKQKEKIDKGDLKQRHESEKLKKNKSHVSECMWRNKLTIKLVNCAKSNEGLGVRKYKKSLDNLYHNKATKSHQSKIHHSIESKIGGIARNVQEKVDEKQLDNAILNRKVNKYNQIPLQGKDQKEQKKLYLNRVAFKRTAQESICLTKLDCSPRSSANQVKCGNDGNESNQDLFLLENDKCEKPRMLEFKLCPEELFKNENGEEHPDFKSFPRKEQVPVQGIKSTKEDWLKCIPQKKRKIEAVKDKDDNAISNSRVCRRTLSLDGCKDIQNLSKDSKTMFQTYKKLYLEKRSRSLDDNPTKNLPEDILEPNLFL; from the exons ATGGATTGGAATACCAAACCAGAAGATAATTCTACTCTTCCATCCTATTTGGAAAGTCAATCAAATTTTTTGAGAAAAGCCTTGAGTCCACATACTTTAACACTTCAGAGTTCTTGTAATTATTCTAGAAACAACCAGGAGCTATTTGtttgccctaccaataaaaatgcAACTTTACAGTCACTGCAGTATCAAAATATTGAAAGTCCTAAAAACCCTCAGCAAGCCTCTCACCCAAATATATCTAGTAGGGCAGTTGTCATGCCAGAAACTTCCACTGAAAGAATTCCCTTTTCACAGTTGAAAGTAGTACCAAATCAATCAGAGCAGAGTTCACAAAGATCACTTGGGGCTCCAAGAAACTCTTGGTTAAGTTCTTCAGTGAGTGATTCTATCTTTTTTAGCAGAGGATTATCTGGTGGCACATCACAAAGTAGTGTTGGAGGTAGTGTCCATAATGTACTTAAATCTCAGGACCAGTATGTCTCATCAAATACCTATACTATGCACTTACAGATGTTATCAAATCCTTCAAAAGTTCCAGCATTGTATCCAGGAAATCAAGGATCTAATGTGTATTCAGCAGAACAGCAGGTCAGTGGGTGGATACCACCTTGTACATCCAGTGGACTAACTGTGCCTTTTCATCAATCTAGTCAATATCTTAATTCGCAAAGAGGTGTAGTAACCAATCTTTCTAATATAAACGTTCAAAAGCAATCTGCTACTTCAGCTACACCGTTACAGGTTACAAATAATCAACTTTTAAATCCTAGTGTAGCACAGGTTACAAATAATCAACTTTTAAATCCTAGTGTAGCTGTTGAAGCACCTCCACCACCATATCCAATAGTACAATCCCGTCAATATGCAGCTGTTAGTACAGTTACTGAGAACAGTAATAGAAATCTTCCTAATTACTATTGCAGATTAATTCCACCATTTCAAAAAACTAGTCAGTATTTAGCTCAAAATCCATCTAATGAAGTTTTACATGCTCAACCAATACATCTTTCTGAAACAAAAAGAGATTTTGGAAGAGATTGTCAACAACAGTGGCAGAACACTAATGAAAATGGCCATCTGAAACTGAATGTTGAAACAAGCTATCCCTTTAATGAATCAGGCAATTCTTTTGCAGTTGGAATACCTCAATATAAGAACAAACAAATGAGAACAAGTCTTTGTGATGTACCTTCTGAATTACTGGGCAGGAGTCCAGGACTAAGCAACCAGATAAACAGTCATTCTCTTGGAGAAGGTagtggttttcttggtaaaagtgCTTCTCTCAGGGAAAATAGTAGTTCTTTGGTAAAAGGTAGTGGTTCTCATAGAGAAGGTAATATTAATTCAGATACTGATATATCAAAAGAAAGTAATCCCAAGATAACAAAAGAAGGGTTATTTAGGGATATAAGAAAATTACTGgctatgaaaaatgaatttttgaaattagcaaaagaaattaaaattaaaaaatcctttCTTTCTGAAAGTCAGGATAAACCACTTAATTCTTCCTTGCCACAGAGTCCTGCTATGTCTCTGCAACTTCCTTCTAAGGATAAACCTTTTCCACAATTAATGTCAAATAATTCAGAGCCTCAATCACTCACAGTAATGAAGTCTGCAGAAGATACAAATAAAACTAGCAAcatattcaataatattaaagAAGTAGATTCCAGCAGACAGATTAACCAAGGTAATTCAATTTTACCTAATTCTGCCTCTTCTGGAAAATTGcaaacagagctcaaaaatgcTCTTTTGCAGGAAACCTCTCCAGTGTGTCAGAAAAATCTTTCAGCTATTACTCCTGCACACACACTTTCAAATCAGACTCCCTTAGATTGTAATAAGGATAATAGATTTGGCAGATCTCAGCAATTATCCAATGATATAATTAAAACTTCTGTTGcccaacaaagacaaaaaactttgaaaaataaagaagacaatTATATACTTCTTTCTCAACTCCTTAAAAGCAACAGTACAACTTTAGATTTTACCTCCAAAATAATGAATCAGGACACGTCAAAAATTGTGAGTGAAAATAGGGAGGACTATAATAAATCTATCCATTCtgaagtaaaacagaaaatggaAGTTAATAGAGCTAAATCACAATTGAAAAATCCGGAATTGCCAACGACTACCATTGTGAATACAGATGGTTTAGATAATTCTTTTAAACTGAAAGATACGACTTCAGTTTTGCTGAATGGGAAATCTTGTGCAAAGGATAATAATTATTCCATGGAAGAACTAACAGCATGTCTTGCATTATGGAAAAAGCCTCCATCAGAGCCCCCTAATGTCCAGAAGTGTGACAgattaggaaaaaacaaagtaaCAGATGGAATGTCATCTCCTATAAGTataagaaatgtaaatgaaacGATTTTGCCAGCTTTAAGTGCTCCTGTTGGGCACAAACATGAATCTggaaatttgaattcaacaaaGGGAATTGAACTTCAAATTGCTGTTGTTTCACCTTTAATTCTTTCAGAAGTAAAACCATCAGGTAACCAACCATTAAAGCCAACTAAACCTTCATTAGAAACAGTATTCCCAGTTATTCAAGAAGGAAGTGTATGTAGTTTACAAGACCAAGTTAATGAAAAAGCAATTGTTTCATCAAATGTTAATACTGTTGAAAGTACAGTAGAAGTTTCTGTTGCAACAAATAATTGTGTACTAATTAATAAGTTTGATTCCAAATTACAAGAAATAAAATCAGCTGATGGAATAGCACGTTCAAAGATAAATCCAAATTTTTCAtctgaaataatgaaagaaaaactagACAAATCAGAGCCACACCTATCACATTTAGAAAAGAACTGTTCTCCCAACAACACAAACAGCTCAGAGCAAGTTATAGAACAAAACAAAGACCAGCAAGTTTCAGTGAAGTTGGTGGATGATAGTCCAATGAGTGATGACTTGTTACAAATTGCCAGTGTCTGTTCTCTTGTCGAAGGTGCCATGTTTTATAATTCCCAAATAGCCAATATGTTCAACTCTGTTCCTTCAACACAGGTTGATAAGAAAGAGGTTTCTTTACCAGACAGCACTGTGATTGATAATGGACAGCTAAAAGAGCAATTGAACCAGAAAAAGTTTGAATCTGTAAGTAATTTTGAAGGGCAAAATTTGCAGAAAATTACTAACGTTCTTcctaaaataatgacaaaatcatTTAAACTAAAGTATTGTGAAACAAATAATAGAATTGTAAAGCAAAAACATTTTGTGGAACAGAATATTGAAAAGACAGAAATTGCAAATTGTTCATCATCAACTGATGATCAGCCAGATCTTAATTCTAAAGAAATTGCTGATGTATCTAGCCCACATTCCACCAAAGAGCCTTTATCTTGTATGGTACAAAATACTGAACGAGCAAACAGTGAGATTATTTTTGATGAGACAGGATCTGTGAAATATCTAGATGGCCAGTTGTCTGAACTTGTAGAAGAATTTCCTTTTGGTATTGAATGTGCAGATACACACAATATTATACCAGCAGAAAGCAAAAAATCATCACAACAATTAACCATGGACCCAGTAAGTAAAGATAAAGAAATCAGCATTAAAAGTAACTGTGACTCTGAAGATCCAGTAAACcaaattaaaattacaataatGAGCTCAGAACGTATGAAAGAATTATTccctaaagaaaataaagaaatctgCAAGGGAGATGACAATCCAGACAAATtggaaaattttctgaaaaaagaatcaataataGAAGTCCAGACTCGTGATTCAGACATGAAAACTCCAAAAGATAATGTCAATCAGGATTCCAAAGTATCCTCTACAGGAAAAGATGATGTTCATTGCTGTGCTTTAGGTTGGCTATCTACTGTTTATGATGGAGTGCCACAATGTCTCTGTAATTCTAGAAAGGACATTAGAACAGAAGAGAAGCTTGATGACCAGAGTTCACTTTCAGAAAGCTTGGTTTCCAAAGGAGACCCAGCTACCAAGAGGGAAATACCTGCTACAAAAATTAATAGTCCAGTAAAGAATAACTTGCAGAATTCTCTGGACtatcctgaaggaaaaaaaagtttgcttgAAATGGGACAAGATGAAATAAAATGGCCAGAGGCCATGAAGACAGAAAAGCTTAgtttttcttcaaggaagaaaatAGTTAATTATAATGAAAGAGATTCTCAGGAAAGCCCACAGAAGATATTTAAGGCAAGAAACTTACTTACtttaaatggagaaaagaggaaatcacATTTTTGgtcaattaaaaacaaagaatttcttaaaaaggaATGTTCTTCAAGAGATTTAGTATCATCAGAAAAGTTAAAGCGAAAATTTAAGTCAGGTTgctcaaaatttaaaaacccaaAATGGAAGTTAGAACAATATAATGTATCTAAtaaagagcagaaaaagaaaaaatatgaactaGGACAGAAAATATGTATAGTAAATGGGACTAAATTGTGTGACTCTCTCTCAagcacaaatgaagaaaattgttgcAATGAAAAAACATCTGCAGATGCAAAACCCACAAATTTGGAAAAGAACGACCACCAGAGTATAATGAATAATTCAAATGTAAACCCAAAGTCAAATGGTAGACCATGTAAAATTAATAAAGTCCTATCTTCTCAAGATTATTTtcaaaggcaaaagcaaaaagaaaagattgataaAGGAGACTTAAAGCAACGGCATGAaagtgagaaattaaaaaaaaataaatcacatgtTTCTGAATGTATGTGGCGCAACAAACTCACTATAAAACTAGTTAACTGTGcaaaatcaaatgagggactcGGTGTACggaaatataaaaaatcattAGATAATTTATATCATAATAAAGCCACTAAATCTCACCAAAGTAAAATTCATCATTCTATAGAATCCAAGATAGGTGGCATTGCACGGAATGTGCAAGAGAAAGTTGATGAAAAACAACTTGATAATGCTATTTTAAACAGAAAAGTTAACAAATATAACCAAATTCCTCTTCAAGGAAAGGatcaaaaggaacaaaagaaactGTATTTGAACAGAGTTGCATTTAAACGCACTGCACAAGAAAGTATTTGCCTGACAAAATTAGACTGTTCACCAAGAAGTTCTGCAAATCAAGTTAAGTGTGGTAATGATGGTAATGAATCCAATCAAGATTTATTTTTACTTGAGAATGATAAATGTGAAAAACCTAGAATGCTTGAATTTAAGCTATGTCCAGAAgaactatttaaaaatgaaaacggTGAAGAACATCCAGATTTTAAGTCTTTTCCCAGGAAGGAGCAAGTTCCTGTACAAG GcataaaaagtacaaaagaagattGGTTAAAATGTATTcctcagaagaaaaggaaaatagaagcaGTTAAAGATAAAG ATGACAATGCTATATCTAATTCAAGAGTATGCAGGAGAACATTGAGTTTGGATGGATGCAAGGATATTCAGAATCTATCAAAAGATTCAAAAACAATGTTTCAgacctataagaaattatatttggAGAAAAGAAGTAGAAGCCTAGATGACAATCCTACAAA AAATTTGCCTGAAGATATTTTGGAACCCAATCTCTTCCTCTAG
- the RESF1 gene encoding retroelement silencing factor 1 isoform X2, whose product MDWNTKPEDNSTLPSYLESQSNFLRKALSPHTLTLQSSCNYSRNNQELFVCPTNKNATLQSLQYQNIESPKNPQQASHPNISSRAVVMPETSTERIPFSQLKVVPNQSEQSSQRSLGAPRNSWLSSSVSDSIFFSRGLSGGTSQSSVGGSVHNVLKSQDQYVSSNTYTMHLQMLSNPSKVPALYPGNQGSNVYSAEQQVSGWIPPCTSSGLTVPFHQSSQYLNSQRGVVTNLSNINVQKQSATSATPLQVTNNQLLNPSVAQVTNNQLLNPSVAVEAPPPPYPIVQSRQYAAVSTVTENSNRNLPNYYCRLIPPFQKTSQYLAQNPSNEVLHAQPIHLSETKRDFGRDCQQQWQNTNENGHLKLNVETSYPFNESGNSFAVGIPQYKNKQMRTSLCDVPSELLGRSPGLSNQINSHSLGEGSGFLGKSASLRENSSSLVKGSGSHREGNINSDTDISKESNPKITKEGLFRDIRKLLAMKNEFLKLAKEIKIKKSFLSESQDKPLNSSLPQSPAMSLQLPSKDKPFPQLMSNNSEPQSLTVMKSAEDTNKTSNIFNNIKEVDSSRQINQGNSILPNSASSGKLQTELKNALLQETSPVCQKNLSAITPAHTLSNQTPLDCNKDNRFGRSQQLSNDIIKTSVAQQRQKTLKNKEDNYILLSQLLKSNSTTLDFTSKIMNQDTSKIVSENREDYNKSIHSEVKQKMEVNRAKSQLKNPELPTTTIVNTDGLDNSFKLKDTTSVLLNGKSCAKDNNYSMEELTACLALWKKPPSEPPNVQKCDRLGKNKVTDGMSSPISIRNVNETILPALSAPVGHKHESGNLNSTKGIELQIAVVSPLILSEVKPSGNQPLKPTKPSLETVFPVIQEGSVCSLQDQVNEKAIVSSNVNTVESTVEVSVATNNCVLINKFDSKLQEIKSADGIARSKINPNFSSEIMKEKLDKSEPHLSHLEKNCSPNNTNSSEQVIEQNKDQQVSVKLVDDSPMSDDLLQIASVCSLVEGAMFYNSQIANMFNSVPSTQVDKKEVSLPDSTVIDNGQLKEQLNQKKFESVSNFEGQNLQKITNVLPKIMTKSFKLKYCETNNRIVKQKHFVEQNIEKTEIANCSSSTDDQPDLNSKEIADVSSPHSTKEPLSCMVQNTERANSEIIFDETGSVKYLDGQLSELVEEFPFGIECADTHNIIPAESKKSSQQLTMDPVSKDKEISIKSNCDSEDPVNQIKITIMSSERMKELFPKENKEICKGDDNPDKLENFLKKESIIEVQTRDSDMKTPKDNVNQDSKVSSTGKDDVHCCALGWLSTVYDGVPQCLCNSRKDIRTEEKLDDQSSLSESLVSKGDPATKREIPATKINSPVKNNLQNSLDYPEGKKSLLEMGQDEIKWPEAMKTEKLSFSSRKKIVNYNERDSQESPQKIFKARNLLTLNGEKRKSHFWSIKNKEFLKKECSSRDLVSSEKLKRKFKSGCSKFKNPKWKLEQYNVSNKEQKKKKYELGQKICIVNGTKLCDSLSSTNEENCCNEKTSADAKPTNLEKNDHQSIMNNSNVNPKSNGRPCKINKVLSSQDYFQRQKQKEKIDKGDLKQRHESEKLKKNKSHVSECMWRNKLTIKLVNCAKSNEGLGVRKYKKSLDNLYHNKATKSHQSKIHHSIESKIGGIARNVQEKVDEKQLDNAILNRKVNKYNQIPLQGKDQKEQKKLYLNRVAFKRTAQESICLTKLDCSPRSSANQVKCGNDGNESNQDLFLLENDKCEKPRMLEFKLCPEELFKNENGEEHPDFKSFPRKEQVPVQGIKSTKEDWLKCIPQKKRKIEAVKDKDDNAISNSRVCRRTLSLDGCKDIQNLSKDSKTMFQTYKKLYLEKRSRSLDDNPTNLLEGWKS is encoded by the exons ATGGATTGGAATACCAAACCAGAAGATAATTCTACTCTTCCATCCTATTTGGAAAGTCAATCAAATTTTTTGAGAAAAGCCTTGAGTCCACATACTTTAACACTTCAGAGTTCTTGTAATTATTCTAGAAACAACCAGGAGCTATTTGtttgccctaccaataaaaatgcAACTTTACAGTCACTGCAGTATCAAAATATTGAAAGTCCTAAAAACCCTCAGCAAGCCTCTCACCCAAATATATCTAGTAGGGCAGTTGTCATGCCAGAAACTTCCACTGAAAGAATTCCCTTTTCACAGTTGAAAGTAGTACCAAATCAATCAGAGCAGAGTTCACAAAGATCACTTGGGGCTCCAAGAAACTCTTGGTTAAGTTCTTCAGTGAGTGATTCTATCTTTTTTAGCAGAGGATTATCTGGTGGCACATCACAAAGTAGTGTTGGAGGTAGTGTCCATAATGTACTTAAATCTCAGGACCAGTATGTCTCATCAAATACCTATACTATGCACTTACAGATGTTATCAAATCCTTCAAAAGTTCCAGCATTGTATCCAGGAAATCAAGGATCTAATGTGTATTCAGCAGAACAGCAGGTCAGTGGGTGGATACCACCTTGTACATCCAGTGGACTAACTGTGCCTTTTCATCAATCTAGTCAATATCTTAATTCGCAAAGAGGTGTAGTAACCAATCTTTCTAATATAAACGTTCAAAAGCAATCTGCTACTTCAGCTACACCGTTACAGGTTACAAATAATCAACTTTTAAATCCTAGTGTAGCACAGGTTACAAATAATCAACTTTTAAATCCTAGTGTAGCTGTTGAAGCACCTCCACCACCATATCCAATAGTACAATCCCGTCAATATGCAGCTGTTAGTACAGTTACTGAGAACAGTAATAGAAATCTTCCTAATTACTATTGCAGATTAATTCCACCATTTCAAAAAACTAGTCAGTATTTAGCTCAAAATCCATCTAATGAAGTTTTACATGCTCAACCAATACATCTTTCTGAAACAAAAAGAGATTTTGGAAGAGATTGTCAACAACAGTGGCAGAACACTAATGAAAATGGCCATCTGAAACTGAATGTTGAAACAAGCTATCCCTTTAATGAATCAGGCAATTCTTTTGCAGTTGGAATACCTCAATATAAGAACAAACAAATGAGAACAAGTCTTTGTGATGTACCTTCTGAATTACTGGGCAGGAGTCCAGGACTAAGCAACCAGATAAACAGTCATTCTCTTGGAGAAGGTagtggttttcttggtaaaagtgCTTCTCTCAGGGAAAATAGTAGTTCTTTGGTAAAAGGTAGTGGTTCTCATAGAGAAGGTAATATTAATTCAGATACTGATATATCAAAAGAAAGTAATCCCAAGATAACAAAAGAAGGGTTATTTAGGGATATAAGAAAATTACTGgctatgaaaaatgaatttttgaaattagcaaaagaaattaaaattaaaaaatcctttCTTTCTGAAAGTCAGGATAAACCACTTAATTCTTCCTTGCCACAGAGTCCTGCTATGTCTCTGCAACTTCCTTCTAAGGATAAACCTTTTCCACAATTAATGTCAAATAATTCAGAGCCTCAATCACTCACAGTAATGAAGTCTGCAGAAGATACAAATAAAACTAGCAAcatattcaataatattaaagAAGTAGATTCCAGCAGACAGATTAACCAAGGTAATTCAATTTTACCTAATTCTGCCTCTTCTGGAAAATTGcaaacagagctcaaaaatgcTCTTTTGCAGGAAACCTCTCCAGTGTGTCAGAAAAATCTTTCAGCTATTACTCCTGCACACACACTTTCAAATCAGACTCCCTTAGATTGTAATAAGGATAATAGATTTGGCAGATCTCAGCAATTATCCAATGATATAATTAAAACTTCTGTTGcccaacaaagacaaaaaactttgaaaaataaagaagacaatTATATACTTCTTTCTCAACTCCTTAAAAGCAACAGTACAACTTTAGATTTTACCTCCAAAATAATGAATCAGGACACGTCAAAAATTGTGAGTGAAAATAGGGAGGACTATAATAAATCTATCCATTCtgaagtaaaacagaaaatggaAGTTAATAGAGCTAAATCACAATTGAAAAATCCGGAATTGCCAACGACTACCATTGTGAATACAGATGGTTTAGATAATTCTTTTAAACTGAAAGATACGACTTCAGTTTTGCTGAATGGGAAATCTTGTGCAAAGGATAATAATTATTCCATGGAAGAACTAACAGCATGTCTTGCATTATGGAAAAAGCCTCCATCAGAGCCCCCTAATGTCCAGAAGTGTGACAgattaggaaaaaacaaagtaaCAGATGGAATGTCATCTCCTATAAGTataagaaatgtaaatgaaacGATTTTGCCAGCTTTAAGTGCTCCTGTTGGGCACAAACATGAATCTggaaatttgaattcaacaaaGGGAATTGAACTTCAAATTGCTGTTGTTTCACCTTTAATTCTTTCAGAAGTAAAACCATCAGGTAACCAACCATTAAAGCCAACTAAACCTTCATTAGAAACAGTATTCCCAGTTATTCAAGAAGGAAGTGTATGTAGTTTACAAGACCAAGTTAATGAAAAAGCAATTGTTTCATCAAATGTTAATACTGTTGAAAGTACAGTAGAAGTTTCTGTTGCAACAAATAATTGTGTACTAATTAATAAGTTTGATTCCAAATTACAAGAAATAAAATCAGCTGATGGAATAGCACGTTCAAAGATAAATCCAAATTTTTCAtctgaaataatgaaagaaaaactagACAAATCAGAGCCACACCTATCACATTTAGAAAAGAACTGTTCTCCCAACAACACAAACAGCTCAGAGCAAGTTATAGAACAAAACAAAGACCAGCAAGTTTCAGTGAAGTTGGTGGATGATAGTCCAATGAGTGATGACTTGTTACAAATTGCCAGTGTCTGTTCTCTTGTCGAAGGTGCCATGTTTTATAATTCCCAAATAGCCAATATGTTCAACTCTGTTCCTTCAACACAGGTTGATAAGAAAGAGGTTTCTTTACCAGACAGCACTGTGATTGATAATGGACAGCTAAAAGAGCAATTGAACCAGAAAAAGTTTGAATCTGTAAGTAATTTTGAAGGGCAAAATTTGCAGAAAATTACTAACGTTCTTcctaaaataatgacaaaatcatTTAAACTAAAGTATTGTGAAACAAATAATAGAATTGTAAAGCAAAAACATTTTGTGGAACAGAATATTGAAAAGACAGAAATTGCAAATTGTTCATCATCAACTGATGATCAGCCAGATCTTAATTCTAAAGAAATTGCTGATGTATCTAGCCCACATTCCACCAAAGAGCCTTTATCTTGTATGGTACAAAATACTGAACGAGCAAACAGTGAGATTATTTTTGATGAGACAGGATCTGTGAAATATCTAGATGGCCAGTTGTCTGAACTTGTAGAAGAATTTCCTTTTGGTATTGAATGTGCAGATACACACAATATTATACCAGCAGAAAGCAAAAAATCATCACAACAATTAACCATGGACCCAGTAAGTAAAGATAAAGAAATCAGCATTAAAAGTAACTGTGACTCTGAAGATCCAGTAAACcaaattaaaattacaataatGAGCTCAGAACGTATGAAAGAATTATTccctaaagaaaataaagaaatctgCAAGGGAGATGACAATCCAGACAAATtggaaaattttctgaaaaaagaatcaataataGAAGTCCAGACTCGTGATTCAGACATGAAAACTCCAAAAGATAATGTCAATCAGGATTCCAAAGTATCCTCTACAGGAAAAGATGATGTTCATTGCTGTGCTTTAGGTTGGCTATCTACTGTTTATGATGGAGTGCCACAATGTCTCTGTAATTCTAGAAAGGACATTAGAACAGAAGAGAAGCTTGATGACCAGAGTTCACTTTCAGAAAGCTTGGTTTCCAAAGGAGACCCAGCTACCAAGAGGGAAATACCTGCTACAAAAATTAATAGTCCAGTAAAGAATAACTTGCAGAATTCTCTGGACtatcctgaaggaaaaaaaagtttgcttgAAATGGGACAAGATGAAATAAAATGGCCAGAGGCCATGAAGACAGAAAAGCTTAgtttttcttcaaggaagaaaatAGTTAATTATAATGAAAGAGATTCTCAGGAAAGCCCACAGAAGATATTTAAGGCAAGAAACTTACTTACtttaaatggagaaaagaggaaatcacATTTTTGgtcaattaaaaacaaagaatttcttaaaaaggaATGTTCTTCAAGAGATTTAGTATCATCAGAAAAGTTAAAGCGAAAATTTAAGTCAGGTTgctcaaaatttaaaaacccaaAATGGAAGTTAGAACAATATAATGTATCTAAtaaagagcagaaaaagaaaaaatatgaactaGGACAGAAAATATGTATAGTAAATGGGACTAAATTGTGTGACTCTCTCTCAagcacaaatgaagaaaattgttgcAATGAAAAAACATCTGCAGATGCAAAACCCACAAATTTGGAAAAGAACGACCACCAGAGTATAATGAATAATTCAAATGTAAACCCAAAGTCAAATGGTAGACCATGTAAAATTAATAAAGTCCTATCTTCTCAAGATTATTTtcaaaggcaaaagcaaaaagaaaagattgataaAGGAGACTTAAAGCAACGGCATGAaagtgagaaattaaaaaaaaataaatcacatgtTTCTGAATGTATGTGGCGCAACAAACTCACTATAAAACTAGTTAACTGTGcaaaatcaaatgagggactcGGTGTACggaaatataaaaaatcattAGATAATTTATATCATAATAAAGCCACTAAATCTCACCAAAGTAAAATTCATCATTCTATAGAATCCAAGATAGGTGGCATTGCACGGAATGTGCAAGAGAAAGTTGATGAAAAACAACTTGATAATGCTATTTTAAACAGAAAAGTTAACAAATATAACCAAATTCCTCTTCAAGGAAAGGatcaaaaggaacaaaagaaactGTATTTGAACAGAGTTGCATTTAAACGCACTGCACAAGAAAGTATTTGCCTGACAAAATTAGACTGTTCACCAAGAAGTTCTGCAAATCAAGTTAAGTGTGGTAATGATGGTAATGAATCCAATCAAGATTTATTTTTACTTGAGAATGATAAATGTGAAAAACCTAGAATGCTTGAATTTAAGCTATGTCCAGAAgaactatttaaaaatgaaaacggTGAAGAACATCCAGATTTTAAGTCTTTTCCCAGGAAGGAGCAAGTTCCTGTACAAG GcataaaaagtacaaaagaagattGGTTAAAATGTATTcctcagaagaaaaggaaaatagaagcaGTTAAAGATAAAG ATGACAATGCTATATCTAATTCAAGAGTATGCAGGAGAACATTGAGTTTGGATGGATGCAAGGATATTCAGAATCTATCAAAAGATTCAAAAACAATGTTTCAgacctataagaaattatatttggAGAAAAGAAGTAGAAGCCTAGATGACAATCCTACAAA TTTGTTAGAAGGGTGGAAGTCTTGA